The Enterobacter kobei genome has a segment encoding these proteins:
- a CDS encoding recombinase family protein, with translation MTTRVYAYLRASTKEQDASRAKQQLDEFAQSNGMTIATYFTENESGASLQRPELFRLLEIAQKGDVMLVEQVDRLSRLSGEDWNKLRSLINEKGVKVVALDLPTSHQLIQSGDEFTNRMLEALNGMMLDMLAAIARKDYTDRKRRQAQGIVKAKAEGKFKGRPEDTQRNEKIAKLLQAGMSYSDIMDTVNCSRATVAKVSKSLKELA, from the coding sequence CGCCTCACGAGCTAAACAGCAGCTTGATGAATTCGCTCAATCCAACGGTATGACAATTGCCACGTACTTCACCGAGAATGAATCAGGTGCATCTCTTCAACGTCCTGAACTGTTCAGACTGCTTGAGATTGCACAGAAAGGCGATGTGATGCTTGTGGAACAAGTAGACCGTCTGTCTCGCCTTAGTGGTGAAGATTGGAACAAGTTGCGTTCACTCATCAACGAGAAAGGTGTGAAGGTTGTAGCGCTGGACTTGCCCACCAGCCACCAGTTGATTCAATCGGGTGATGAGTTCACTAACCGTATGCTGGAGGCTTTGAATGGTATGATGCTTGACATGCTGGCAGCTATTGCACGTAAGGATTACACCGACCGTAAGAGAAGACAAGCTCAGGGGATTGTTAAAGCCAAAGCTGAAGGCAAGTTCAAGGGGCGTCCAGAAGACACTCAGCGGAATGAGAAGATAGCCAAGCTGTTGCAGGCTGGTATGTCGTACAGTGACATCATGGACACGGTGAACTGTTCACGTGCGACTGTTGCAAAGGTGAGTAAGAGTCTCAAAGAATTAGCTTAA
- a CDS encoding protease inhibitor I42 family protein: MNKVKAVVFGVMMSAAITANAANETTTVTGEVGKDVKLSLESNPTTGYGWMIKDLPDGLIFVSGGYEQSKDCPKGAVGCGGEEVLHFIGEKKGESTLKLIYGQSFNKSSWQEKEVKVVIK; this comes from the coding sequence ATGAACAAAGTTAAAGCTGTTGTTTTCGGAGTTATGATGTCCGCTGCTATAACTGCTAATGCTGCAAACGAAACTACCACTGTAACAGGTGAAGTCGGTAAAGATGTCAAACTATCCCTTGAGTCCAATCCGACTACGGGTTACGGCTGGATGATTAAAGACCTTCCTGACGGATTGATTTTCGTTTCTGGAGGATATGAGCAGTCAAAAGACTGTCCGAAAGGTGCCGTAGGGTGCGGTGGTGAAGAAGTGCTTCACTTCATTGGTGAAAAGAAAGGGGAAAGCACACTAAAACTCATTTACGGTCAGTCATTTAACAAATCAAGCTGGCAGGAAAAAGAAGTTAAAGTTGTGATTAAGTAA